The proteins below come from a single Xiphophorus couchianus chromosome 20, X_couchianus-1.0, whole genome shotgun sequence genomic window:
- the prkag1 gene encoding 5'-AMP-activated protein kinase subunit gamma-1 gives MECIPVSIDDLEGKKDPIIEEREQNVYTRFMKSHRCYDLVPTSSKLVVFDTSLQVKKAFFALVSNGVRAAPLWDSKKQCFVGMLTITDFINILHRYYKSPLVQIYELEEHKIETWREVYLQDSFKPLVCISPNASLYDAVSSLLRHKIHRLPVIDPLTGNTLYILTHKRILKFLKLFISEMPRASFLNQTLEELNIGTFKNIAVVRADTPLYTALGIFVEQRVSALPVVDDKGRVVDIYSKFDVINLAAEKTYNNLDVTVTKALKHRSQYFEGVLTCNRHETLEAIITRLVEAEVHRLVVVDENEVVKGIVSLSDILQALVLTDGEEGTTLGSN, from the exons ATGGAGTGT ATCCCAGTAAGCATTGATGATCTTGAAGGCAAAAAGGATCCAATCATTGAAG AACGAGAGCAAAATGTTTACACCAGGTTTATGAAGTCGCACCGCTGTTACGACCTCGTGCCCACTAGTTCCAAATTAGTGGTGTTTGATACGTCGCTTCAG GTGAAGAAGGCTTTCTTTGCGCTTGTTTCAAATGGGGTGAGAGCAGCTCCTCTTTGGGACAGCAAGAAGCAGTGCTTTGTGG GTATGCTAACTATAACAGACTTCATTAACATTCTTCATCGCTATTACAAGTCTCCGTTG gttcAGATATATGAGTTGGAAGAGCACAAAATTGAAACATGGAGAG AGGTGTACCTTCAAGACTCTTTCAAGCCTTTGGTTTGCATTTCTCCCAATGCCAG TTTGTATGATGCGGTGTCGTCTCTGTTGAGGCACAAGATCCACAGGTTGCCTGTAATCGACCCGCTGACCGGGAACACGCTGTATATCCTCACACACAAGAGGATTCTTAAGTTCCTGAAGCTTTTT ATATCAGAGATGCCAAGAGCCTCATTCTTGAATCAGACTTTAGAGGAACTGAACATTGGGACGTTCAAGAACATAGCAGTGGTCCGAGCAGACACCCCTCTGTACACGGCGCTGGGTATTTTTGTGGAGCAACGAGTGTCCGCGCTCCCTGTTGTGGATGACAAAG GTCGAGTGGTGGACATATACTCAAAATTTGATGTCATA AATCTGGCTGCAGAGAAGACGTACAACAACCTGGACGTGACTGTGACCAAGGCGTTGAAGCATCGCTCGCAGTACTTTGAGGGAGTCCTGACCTGCAACAGACATGAGACCCTTGAAGCCATCATCACCAGACTGGTAGAGGCCGAG GTTCACAGACTCGTGGTCGTCGATGAGAACGAAGTGGTGAAGGGAATCGTCTCGCTTTCTGATATCCTCCAGGCGCTGGTGTTGACCGACGGAGAAGAGG GCACAACTTTAGGGAGTAATTAG